The following coding sequences lie in one Miscanthus floridulus cultivar M001 chromosome 9, ASM1932011v1, whole genome shotgun sequence genomic window:
- the LOC136482384 gene encoding uncharacterized protein isoform X2: MAAAKSVDFPAGVNGGSATNPANDGEGRRRDIEAGGGWASMLAPTTTAAAETQRPPREQRLASLDVFRGITVVLMILVDDVGGLVPAFSHSPWDGVTLADFVFPFFLFIVGVSLAFAYKRVPNKTLATKKALIRASKLFLLGLLLQGGYFHTIHDLSYGVDLRKIRLMGILQRIAIAYFAVALCEIWLRGGASASDDNGAGGYALIRRYRHQLFVGLVLTVTYMALLYGMYVPDWEYMVTSPDTTLKQFMVKCAVRGDTGPGCNAVGMIDRRVLGIQHLYTHPVYLKTEQCSINSPRNGPLPSDAPTWCEAPFDPEGLLSSVMAIVTCLIGLQIGHIIVHFKEHGKRIVRWSIPSLSLLILGFSLDLFGIHMNKSLYSLSYTCVTTGTAGLFFAGIYLLVDVYCYKKPFFPMEWVGKHALMLFVLVACNIAPILIHGFYWREPQNNLLKFIGIGG; this comes from the exons ATGGCAGCGGCGAAGAGCGTCGACTTCCCCGCCGGCGTCAACGGCGGCTCGGCAACGAACCCAGCCAATGACGGCGAGGGCCGCCGCCGAGACATCGAGGCTGGCGGCGGGTGGGCGAGCATGCTGGctccgacgacgacggcggcggctgagACACAAAGGCCGCCGAGGGAGCAGCGCCTGGCCTCGCTGGATGTCTTCAGAGGCATCACCGTCGTG CTTATGATACTTGTGGACGATGTTGGTGGCCTTGTCCCAGCCTTCAGCCACTCTCCGTGGGACGGCGTCACACTAGCAGACTTTGTGTTCCCCTTCTTCCTCTTCATTGTTGGAGTCTCATTGGCCTTTGCATACAAG AGAGTGCCAAACAAAACCCTGGCAACCAAGAAGGCTTTGATCCGGGCTTCAAAGCTATTCCTTCTAGGTCTGCTACTGCAAG GTGGCTACTTCCACACCATCCACGATCTTAGCTATGGAGTCGATCTTCGCAAAATACGGTTAATGGGCATTCTTCAG AGAATTGCAATAGCCTACTTTGCAGTGGCACTATGCGAAATATGGCTACGAGGTGGTGCAAGTGCAAGTGATGACAATGGAGCCGGCGGCTATGCCTTGATCAGAAGATACCGTCATCAGCT GTTTGTGGGTTTGGTTCTCACAGTCACCTACATGGCGCTTTTGTATGGCATGTATGTGCCAGACTGGGAATATATGGTCACGTCTCCAGATACCACCTTGAAGCAGTTTATG GTGAAATGTGCGGTGAGGGGTGATACAGGGCCTGGCTGCAATGCCGTCGGCATGATCGATCGACGTGTTCTTGGAATCCAACATCTCTACACACACCCGGTTTATCTCAAAACAGAG CAATGCAGCATCAACTCCCCTCGAAATGGGCCGCTTCCATCAGATGCTCCAACATGGTGTGAAGCCCCCTTTGATCCTGAGGGCCTGCTCAG TTCCGTGATGGCAATTGTGACCTGCTTGATTGGCCTCCAGATTGGCCATATCATTGTGCACttcaag GAGCATGGTAAAAGAATAGTACGGTGGTCGATTCCATCGCTAAGCTTGCTGATTCTTGGCTTCTCACTTGACTTGTTTG GCATCCACATGAACAAATCGTTGTATAGTCTGAGCTACACCTGCGTTACCACGGGCACAGCGGGCCTCTTCTTTGCAGGAATCTATTTGCTG GTGGATGTTTATTGTTACAAGAAGCCGTTTTTCCCTATGGAGTGGGTGGGAAAGCATGCTCTCATGCTTTTTGTTCTAGTGGCATGCAACATCGCCCCAATCCTGATACATGGCTTCTATTGGAGGGAACCACAGAACAACCTT TTGAAATTCATCGGAATAGGAGGCTGA
- the LOC136482384 gene encoding uncharacterized protein isoform X1, with product MAAAKSVDFPAGVNGGSATNPANDGEGRRRDIEAGGGWASMLAPTTTAAAETQRPPREQRLASLDVFRGITVVLMILVDDVGGLVPAFSHSPWDGVTLADFVFPFFLFIVGVSLAFAYKRVPNKTLATKKALIRASKLFLLGLLLQGGYFHTIHDLSYGVDLRKIRLMGILQRIAIAYFAVALCEIWLRGGASASDDNGAGGYALIRRYRHQLFVGLVLTVTYMALLYGMYVPDWEYMVTSPDTTLKQFMVKCAVRGDTGPGCNAVGMIDRRVLGIQHLYTHPVYLKTEQCSINSPRNGPLPSDAPTWCEAPFDPEGLLSSVMAIVTCLIGLQIGHIIVHFKEHGKRIVRWSIPSLSLLILGFSLDLFGIHMNKSLYSLSYTCVTTGTAGLFFAGIYLLVDVYCYKKPFFPMEWVGKHALMLFVLVACNIAPILIHGFYWREPQNNLWCHLFVCDS from the exons ATGGCAGCGGCGAAGAGCGTCGACTTCCCCGCCGGCGTCAACGGCGGCTCGGCAACGAACCCAGCCAATGACGGCGAGGGCCGCCGCCGAGACATCGAGGCTGGCGGCGGGTGGGCGAGCATGCTGGctccgacgacgacggcggcggctgagACACAAAGGCCGCCGAGGGAGCAGCGCCTGGCCTCGCTGGATGTCTTCAGAGGCATCACCGTCGTG CTTATGATACTTGTGGACGATGTTGGTGGCCTTGTCCCAGCCTTCAGCCACTCTCCGTGGGACGGCGTCACACTAGCAGACTTTGTGTTCCCCTTCTTCCTCTTCATTGTTGGAGTCTCATTGGCCTTTGCATACAAG AGAGTGCCAAACAAAACCCTGGCAACCAAGAAGGCTTTGATCCGGGCTTCAAAGCTATTCCTTCTAGGTCTGCTACTGCAAG GTGGCTACTTCCACACCATCCACGATCTTAGCTATGGAGTCGATCTTCGCAAAATACGGTTAATGGGCATTCTTCAG AGAATTGCAATAGCCTACTTTGCAGTGGCACTATGCGAAATATGGCTACGAGGTGGTGCAAGTGCAAGTGATGACAATGGAGCCGGCGGCTATGCCTTGATCAGAAGATACCGTCATCAGCT GTTTGTGGGTTTGGTTCTCACAGTCACCTACATGGCGCTTTTGTATGGCATGTATGTGCCAGACTGGGAATATATGGTCACGTCTCCAGATACCACCTTGAAGCAGTTTATG GTGAAATGTGCGGTGAGGGGTGATACAGGGCCTGGCTGCAATGCCGTCGGCATGATCGATCGACGTGTTCTTGGAATCCAACATCTCTACACACACCCGGTTTATCTCAAAACAGAG CAATGCAGCATCAACTCCCCTCGAAATGGGCCGCTTCCATCAGATGCTCCAACATGGTGTGAAGCCCCCTTTGATCCTGAGGGCCTGCTCAG TTCCGTGATGGCAATTGTGACCTGCTTGATTGGCCTCCAGATTGGCCATATCATTGTGCACttcaag GAGCATGGTAAAAGAATAGTACGGTGGTCGATTCCATCGCTAAGCTTGCTGATTCTTGGCTTCTCACTTGACTTGTTTG GCATCCACATGAACAAATCGTTGTATAGTCTGAGCTACACCTGCGTTACCACGGGCACAGCGGGCCTCTTCTTTGCAGGAATCTATTTGCTG GTGGATGTTTATTGTTACAAGAAGCCGTTTTTCCCTATGGAGTGGGTGGGAAAGCATGCTCTCATGCTTTTTGTTCTAGTGGCATGCAACATCGCCCCAATCCTGATACATGGCTTCTATTGGAGGGAACCACAGAACAACCTT tggtgtcatttgtttgtgTGTGACAGTTGA